In Penicillium psychrofluorescens genome assembly, chromosome: 5, a single window of DNA contains:
- a CDS encoding uncharacterized protein (ID:PFLUO_007919-T1.cds;~source:funannotate) produces MKTAAWFSTALLSGALAAPASDTVAAAALAPEIARRALPNAPDGYTPTSVSCPGSRPTIRSAAKLSANETSWLETRRGKTLSAMKDFFGHVQVGSFDVGSYLDKISGNSSNLPNIGIAVSGGGYRAMLNGAGAIKAFDSRTENATTSGHLGGLLQSATYVSGLSGGSWLVGSIFINNFTTISDLQTGQAGAVWQLGNSVFEGPDSGSIQLLDTAGYFKDLADAVEAKKHAGFDTSITDVWGRALAYQMFNASAGGIDYTWSSIGMTPEFQNAEYPMPLVVADGRYPGETVVGGNATVYEFNPWEFGTWDPTIYAFVPLEFLGSRFSGGTLPDNETCVRGYDNAGFIIGSSSTLFNDVITELNTGSLPAFVTDVLTDVFQSVDKADEDIAVYEPSPFYGYNNATSPYAQQTEMDVVDGGEDLQNIPLQPLIQPDRHVDVIFAVDSSADTETVWPNGTSLVATYQRSLNSSGIGNGTAFPAVPDQNTFVNLGLNTRPTFFGCDSSNLTGPAPLVVYIPNYPYSYNSNTSTLQMSYDDSQRDDIILNGYEVATMANSTRDGNWTACVGCAILSRSFERTNTAVPDICTQCFQRYCWDGTVNSTQPAPYEPSASLTLDSAAATFMPAMLATAVAAGVALFAVM; encoded by the exons ATGAAAACTGCTGCGTGGTTCTCAACGGCACTGCTGTCCG GCGCCCTCGCCGCCCCAGCTTCCGATactgttgctgctgctgctctcgCGCCGGAGATCGCGCGCCGCGCCCTCCCCAATGCCCCCGATGGATACACCCCGACGTCAGTCAGCTGTCCCGGCAGCCGGCCGACAATTCGCAGCGCCGCCAAGCTATCGGCGAATGAAACATCATGGCTAGAAACGCGACGCGGAAAGACACTCTCTGCGATGAAGGATTTCTTCGGCCACGTCCAGGTCGGCAGCTTCGATGTCGGGTCGTACCTCGACAAGATCTCCGGCAACTCGTCCAATCTGCCGAATATTGGCATTGCCGTGTCCGGCGGCGGATATCGCGCCATGTTGAATGGGGCCGGTGCCATCAAGGCGTTTGATAGTCGTACGGAGAATGCGACGACGTCGGGCCATCTGGGGGGGCTGCTGCAGTCTGCCACATATGTGTCGGGTCTGAGTGGTGGGAGTTGGCTGGTTGGCTCGATTTTTATCAATAATTTTACCACGATCTCGGATCTGCAGACTGGTCAGGCCGGTGCTGTGTGGCAGTTGGGGAACTCGGTCTTTGAGGGTCCGGATTCTGGCAGCATTCAGTTGTTGGATACCGCGGGCTACTTCAAGGACCTGGCAGATGCGgtggaggcgaagaagcaCGCTGGGTTTGATACGTCTATCACGGATGTCTG GGGCCGCGCGCTCGCCTATCAGATGTTCAATGCCTCTGCCGGAGGCATCGACTATACCTGGTCGTCCATTGGGATGACCCCGGAGTTCCAGAACGCGGAGTATCCCATGCCGCTAGTGGTCGCAGATGGCCGTTACCCCGGCGAGACGGTCGTCGGCGGCAACGCAACCGTCTACGAGTTCAACCCCTGGGAATTCGGCACCTGGGACCCAACGATCTACGCGTTCGTCCCGCTGGAGTTCCTGGGTTCTCGCTTCTCCGGCGGAACCCTGCCAGACAACGAAACCTGCGTGCGCGGCTACGACAACGCAGGCTTCATCATcggctcctcgtcgacgcTCTTCAACGACGTCATCACGGAGCTCAACACGGGCAGCCTTCCCGCTTTCGTGACGGATGTCCTCACAGACGTGTTTCAGAGTGtcgacaaggccgacgaggatatcGCTGTTTACGAGCCGAGCCCGTTTTACGGGTACAACAACGCCACGTCGCCGTACGCGCAGCAAACCGAAATGGACGTGGTCGACGGtggcgaagatctccagAATATcccgctgcagccgctcATCCAGCCCGACCGGCACGTCGACGTCATCTTCGCGGTCGACTCGTCCGCCGACACGGAGACCGTCTGGCCGAACGGCACCTCGCTCGTGGCCACGTACCAGCGCAGCCTCAACTCCAGCGGCATCGGCAACGGCACGGCCTTCCCCGCCGTGCCGGACCAGAATACCTTTGTGAACCTGGGCCTGAACACCCGGCCCACTTTCTTCGGATGCGACAGCTCCAATCTCACGGGTCCCGCGCCCCTGGTCGTCTACATACCCAACTACCCCTACTCCTACAACTCCAACACCTCCACCTTGCAGATGTCATACGACGACTCCCAGCGCGACGACATCATTTTGAACGGCTACGAGgtcgccaccatggccaacagcACTCGCGACGGCAACTGGACTGCCTGCGTTGGTTGCGCTATCCTCAGCCGCTCCTTTGAGAGGACGAACACCGCTGTCCCGGATATCTGCACCCAGTGTTTCCAGCGCTATTGCTGGGACGGCACTGTGAACTCCACTCAGCCCGCGCCGTATGAGCCCAGCGCGTCGTTGACGCTGGATAGTGCGGCGGCGACTTTCATGCCGGCTATGCTGGCCACTGCCGTGGCAGCGGGTGTGGCTCTCTTCGCGGTTATGTAA
- a CDS encoding uncharacterized protein (ID:PFLUO_007921-T1.cds;~source:funannotate) produces the protein MSVSIETTDVPTAPMAPQQPVLLGQQARMPEFSLAGKVVCVSGAGRGLGLTQTEALLEAGAKVYALDRLEEPAAEFAQIQQRAKELGTELHYRRIDVRDTELLNNVIEAIANAEGRMDGLVAAAGIQQETPALEYSAKDSNTMFEINVTGVFMTAQAVAKQMIRFGNGGSIAMIASMSGTVANRGLICPAYNASKAAVIQLGRNLAAEWGQYNIRVNTISPGYIVTAMVENLFVQFPERRDQWPKENMLGRLSRPEEYRGAAVFLLSDASSFMTGSDLRMDGGHAAW, from the exons ATGTCTGTCTCCATTGAAACCACTGATGTCCCCACCGCCCCCATGGCCCCTCAGCAGCCTGTCCTCCTGGGCCAGCAGGCTCGCATGCCCGAGTTCAGTCTCGCCGGCAAGGTGGTCTGCGTCTCCGGCGCCGGCCGCGGTCTGGGTCTGACCCAGACGGAGGCTCTCCTGGAAGCCGGAGCGAAGGTGTACGCATTGGACCGACTGGAGGAGCCG GCTGCCGAGTTCGCTCAAATCCAGCAACGcgccaaggagctgggcaCAGAGTTGCACTACCGTCGCATTGACGTGCGTGACACGGAGCTGCTCAACAACGTTATTGAAGCCATTGCCAACGCCGAGGGCCGCATGGATGGCCTGGTCGCCGCGGCAGGCATCCAGCAGGAAACCCCCGCGCTGGAGTACTCGGCCAAGGACTCCAACACCATGTTCGAGATCAATGTGACCGGCGTGTTTATGACCGCTCAGGCGGTGGCCAAGCAGATGATTCGGTTTGGAAATGGGGGCAGCATCGCTATGATTGCTAGTATGAGCGGCACCGTCGCCAATCGG GGTCTGATCTGTCCCGCCTACAACGCCAGCAAAGCCGCTGTCATCCAGCTAGGCCGCAACCTCGCCGCCGAGTGGGGCCAGTACAACATCCGCGTCAACACTATCTCCCCGGGCTACATCGTCaccgccatggtggagaACCTGTTCGTCCAGTTCCCAGAGCGCCGCGACCAGTGGCCTAAGGAGAACATGCTCGGCCGTCTGTCGCGTCCGGAGGAGTACCGTGGCGCTGCGGTCTTCCTGCTCAGCGATGCGAGCAGCTTCATGACTGGGAGCGACCTGCGCATGGATGGTGGACATGCCGCTtggtaa
- a CDS encoding uncharacterized protein (ID:PFLUO_007918-T1.cds;~source:funannotate), producing MARAAVIPPSPVKRAPRVSKATTKTTANAKKGAPRKPTTATRDTADQDSSDTDDELGLITTSTNTKQGKEVKPAKPRGRPPGRPATKTAGRPKKAAASMPVREESSDDDDGEEDELAPVQEAPKKRGRPRKNPLPVESAAKAQTAPRPRGRPPKNAAATATASTAATRKKTRAAADADASADDAQPKHILVATNSTTMRSNLLRGPAKKKTVTFQDERASEESDHENSSAPAAGRKRGATATRAAKTGLAGTPARKSAARGRKPVAARKGTNTSHPLTPKKAKQMSNLMTDYTSTDGEEDELNAAKDPIKKDIKLVIHSPIKHASDNQGLMSPVRRVNFTPKKASSFIDENGEPKQATPKHGSESTTGLSSPVRKINFTPNRIHNPVPENGHLALPPGKSIDFSDSIMMSSPARRPPASPFQYSLKDTPNRGHAVSRAEMGPPPTFDFTPGRSSPLKMSPRKGHLGASFSQSSFKASTQAPSLPAKASLLQSPAKKVPSPFKGSMTRSMSPAKMAAKDLPPLEDDVFIDKSDASETQHRFLPPQHIPSDAPTVDEDYQMVEEVARDIFGIDLRSDGKSSSSPAQEDTATVEEELGDVALDHDENDAEDAEDLEDPTTQSEHELGRHVQYEIEEAETICFDNMEQEQGLYMVDEEEDLPETSPVRISKSPAPVSREPTSEADAQSIASVRSPYQQTLDFTDAEDSPTVIHHSRESLGLRHDQDDGELDDDYCINNSVRYPDEEHEPSSEMDAQDGDEVTLVGSEATCTMVSHPVSPYEINEGSNFTSPFQGSIPPLAPTPPVGEATPMSSHKSDTPNSNRSESNNATLNFGSNAYRDVEDSPLNETTQTEFPTPAARISSTRPSIIGQRKSLGVDLGFTPLAQQFNSWESETPSKAGPARPRRRGVFSLVGPLEKATTTEATPQKSERVPRASLANTPSLLGQLPLQPRSDDSSMSPEKPREQVSPMKEHDMMESPSLHSDIFEDLNSPAIETPKSVQIPFRSVMPASENADEEDDAEPDNDKENSPAPALPLATPVRAAPRHMQTFHTVSKVPLKGEGSESPLKLPRKRGRSLEGGSPIRSSPRSRNAIFLPRSESASTLSRPHKSARVERSASPPKRRISTPRRPSMRPPSMGPPRTSSVAGSPGKTPRRSSVQQFSLEPPPLPSSVASSPKKTPRPNFGASKPVLRGAVVHVDVHTTEGEDASGIFVELLQQMGARCVKTWTWNPRSSMSPVDGVEPSSKVGITHVVYKDGGLRTMEKVKYASGLVKCVGVGWVLDCERESQWLDETPYAVDSTIIPRGGAKRRKSMQPRALSNVNGTLVRVSEPSTPSASGRRCGADWGAVEGFRNLTPPTPRQGSPSTPTQESSAGGDDDDHYRVPETPGYNFANLDAIGMSPATPYFLSNRAKLVQQSCPPKQSNQGLFAGSSKPSSNIFQIEEDDEEARRQKRFQMEAARRKSLAFKPQVGSPLGR from the exons atggcgcGAGCCGCTGTcatccctccatcccctgTGAAACGCGCGCCTCGAGTGTCCAAGGCTACGACGAAAACCACCGCCAATGCAAAGAAAGGAGCTCCGCGCAagccgacgacggcgacACGCGACACTGCCGACCAAGACTCGAGCGACACGGACGATGAACTCGGTCTGATAACTACATCCACCAACACCAAACAAGGCAAGGAAGTTAAGCCTGCGAAACCGCGCGGGCGCCCGCCCGGTCGGCCGGCGACCAAAACGGCCGGGCGGCCCAAGaaagctgctgcttccaTGCCTGTGCGGGAGGAATCGagcgatgacgacgatggagaggaggacgagctcgCTCCTGTGCAGGAGGCGCCGAAGAAGCGTGGACGACCGAGGAAGAATCCGCTTCCTGTTGAGAGTGCCGCCAAGGCTCAGACAGCGCCGAGGCCCCGGGGACGGCCGCCGAAGAATGCTGCCGCGACGGCTACGGCTTCGACTGCAGCTacgcggaagaagacccgggctgctgctgatgcggATGCGTCTGCTGATGACGCGCAGCCTAAGCATATTCTCGTGGCGACCAATTCGACTACCATGCGCTCGAATCTCTTGCGGGGgcccgcgaagaagaagactgtGACTTTCCAGGACGAGCGTGCCTCCGAAGAGTCTGACCATGAGAACTCCTCTGCTCCTGCCGCTGGGCGAAAAAGGGGTGCTACTGCCACTCGTGCTGCGAAGACGGGTCTTGCGGGCACGCCGGCTCGCAAATCTGCTGCCAGGGGTCGAAAGCCCGTCGCGGCCCGGAAGGGTACCAATACTTCCCATCCATTGACTCCTAAGAAAGCCAAACAGATGTCCAATTTGATGACGGACTATACGAGCACagacggcgaagaagatgagctAAATGCTGCCAAGGATCCGATCAAGAAAGATATCAAGCTGGTCATCCACTCGCCTATCAAGCATGCCTCAGACAATCAGGGCTTGATGTCCCCCGTGCGAAGAGTCAACTTCACCCCGAAGAAAGCCTCCAGTTTTATTGACGAGAATGGCGAACCGAAACAAGCCACCCCGAAACACGGATCAGAATCCACTACCGGCCTCAGTTCGCCGGTGCGGAAGATCAACTTCACGCCTAATCGAATCCACAACCCCGTCCCGGAGAATGGACACCTTGCCCTTCCGCCGGGCAAGTCGATCGACTTCAGTGACTCAATTATGATGTCCAGCCCTGCCCGGCGGCCTCCCGCCTCGCCTTTCCAGTACAGCCTCAAAGATACCCCGAACCGTGGCCATGCTGTTTCCCGTGCTGAGATGGGTCCTCCCCCAACCTTTGATTTTACACCGGGACGTTCCTCACCTCTCAAGATGTCTCCGCGTAAGGGCCACCTGGGAGCTTCGTTCTCGCAGTCATCGTTCAAGGCTAGCACACAAGCGCCTTCGCTTCCGGCTAAGGCGTCATTGCTCCAAAGCCCGGCGAAGAAAGTGCCTTCCCCTTTCAAGGGCTCCATGACCCGCTCCATGTCTCCGGCAAAAATGGCGGCAAAGGACCTTCCACCTCTGGAGGACGATGTCTTCATTGATAAGTCGGATGCTTCGGAAACCCAGCACCGTTTTTTGCCTCCTCAACATATACCCTCGGATGCTCCTACTGTCGACGAGGACTACCAGATGGTTGAAGAAGTTGCCCGCGATATCTTTGGCATCGACCTTCGCTCGGACGGCAagtcttcctcttctcctgcGCAGGAAGATACCGCTACAGTTGAAGAGGAGCTGGGTGATGTAGCACTTGACCATGATGAGAATGACGCTGAGGATgcagaggatctggaggatcCTACCACCCAGTCAGAGCATGAATTAGGCCGTCATGTTCAGtatgagattgaggaggcGGAGACAATCTGCTTTGACAATATGGAGCAGGAACAGGGCCTTTATAtggttgatgaggaggaagacctCCCAGAGACAAGTCCTGTCCGTATCTCCAAGAGCCCAGCACCAGTCTCGCGAGAACCGACGAGCGAGGCAGATGCTCAGTCGATTGCCAGTGTACGATCACCATACCAGCAGACACTCGACTTCACTGATGCTGAGGACTCTCCGACTGTTATTCATCACTCTCGCGAGTCTCTTGGGCTGAGGCATGACCAAGACGATGGGGAGCTGGACGACGACTATTGTATCAACAACTCTGTCCGCTATCCTGATGAAGAACACGAGCCCTCTAGCGAAATGGACGCAcaggatggcgatgaggttACGCTGGTGGGGTCAGAAGCAACATGTACCATGGTCTCTCACCCTGTTTCGCCATACGAGATCAACGAGGGCTCCAACTTCACCAGTCCGTTTCAGGGGAGCATCCCCCCTTTGGCCCCGACTCCTCCAGTGGGCGAAGCTACTCCCATGTCCTCTCACAAATCGGATACACCCAACAGCAACAGGAGCGAGTCTAACAATGCGACTCTGAATTTCGGCTCTAACGCCTACAGAGATGTCGAAGACAGCCCTCTGAATGAGACTACCCAAACTGAATTCCCCACGCCAGCGGCACGCATCTCATCGACTAGACCAAGCATTATTGGACAGCGGAAGTCTCTCGGTGTCGACTTAGGGTTCACACCGCTGGCTCAGCAGTTCAACAGCTGGGAATCCGAGACCCCTTCAAAAGCCGGACCAGCGcgaccccgtcgccgagggGTGTTCTCGCTCGTTGGTCCTCTGGAAAAGGCCACTACTACTGAGGCAACTCCCCAAAAGTCGGAGCGTGTGCCGCGAGCTTCGTTGGCAAATACTCCGTCATTGCTCGGCCAGCTTCCCCTTCAGCCTCGCAGTGATGATAGCTCCATGTCGCCCGAGAAGCCTCGAGAGCAAGTATCTCCTATGAAGGAACACGATATGATGGAGTCGCCATCACTGCACAGTGATATCTTTGAGGATTTGAATTCTCCCGCAATCGAGACTCCCAAGAGTGTGCAGATCCCTTTTCGAAGTGTGATGCCCGCGAGCGAAAatgccgacgaagaggatgatgccgagcCAGACAACGACAAGGAGAATAGCCCTGCTCCCGCCCTTCCGCTGGCCACGCCGGTGAGGGCTGCACCCCGCCATATGCAAACCTTTCACACCGTGTCCAAAGTCCCTTTAAAGGGCGAAGGATCAGAATCACCGCTGAAGCTGCCGCGGAAGAGAGGCCGGTCCCTGGAGGGCGGTTCTCCAATTCGGTCTTCGCCACGGTCCCGCAATGCCATCTTTCTCCCGCGCAGTGAAAGTGCGTCTACTCTTTCTCGGCCGCACAAATCAGCTCGCGTTGAGAGAAGCGCTAGTCCTCCGAAGCGCCGCATCAGCACTCCTAGGAGGCCAAGTATGCGACCTCCTTCTATGGGTCCTCCTCGGACTTCCTCTGTCGCTGGCAGTCCTGGGAAGACACCCAGACGCAGCAGCGTCCAACAATTCTCCCTGGAACCACCTCCATTACCGTCGTCCGTGGCAAGCTCCCCTAAGAAAACTCCGCGTCCAAACTTCGGCGCCAGCAAACCCGTTCTCCGGGGCGCCGTCGTGCATGTCGATGTCCACACCACTGAGGGAGAGGATGCATCCGGCATCTTCGTAGAGCTCCTGCAGCAAATGGGGGCTCGGTGTGTCAAGACTTGGACGTGGAACCCGCGATCCAGTATGTCGCCCGTAGATGGAGTCGAGCCCAGCTCCAAGGTGGGAATCACCCACGTTGTCTACAAGGATGGAGGTCTCCGGACGATGGAAAAGGTCAAGTACGCCTCTGGCCTCGTGAAGTGTGTTGGCGTTGGCTGGGTTCTCGA TTGTGAGCGAGAGAGCCAGTGGCTGGATGAGACCCCGTACGCTGTTGACAGCACCATCATCCCACGCGGGGGCGCCAAGCGCCGCAAGAGCATGCAGCCGCGTGCTCTGAGCAACGTGAACGGCACTCTCGTCCGCGTCTCGGAACCCTCAACCCCCTCCGCCAGcggccgccgctgcggcgCCGACTGGGGTGCAGTGGAAGGATTCCGCAATCTCACGCCCCCGACTCCCCGACAGGGATCACCATCTACCCCCACTCAGGAATCTTCTGCTGGCGGTGACGATGACGACCACTACCGTGTCCCCGAGACACCGGGGTATAATTTCGCCAACCTCGACGCCATCGGCATGTCGCCCGCAACACCTTACTTCCTCTCCAACCGGGCCAAACTCGTTCAGCAGTCCTGCCCACCGAAGCAGAGCAATCAAGGTCTATTCGCCGGATCCAGCAAGCCATCATCAAATATCTTCCAGAttgaggaagacgatgaagaagcgcgaCGTCAGAAGCGGTTTCAGATGGAGGCTGCGCGACGGAAGAGCCTAGCCTTTAAGCCTCAAGTTGGGAGTCCTCTAGGGAGGTAA
- a CDS encoding uncharacterized protein (ID:PFLUO_007920-T1.cds;~source:funannotate) produces MDEIHGSENPTTTTVVADGSKNNNKPDKSLISASYDLGIGDEDPTADELHGPNALRRISAPIPWAVYTVAFVELCERFSYYGTQVLYSNFVNHSLPLPAPYGPPGSIHDSGAGGGTAQGVSGALGKGVQTANGINTFNTFWCYCVPLLSAYIADEYWGRYKTICWSILAAIIGHIILVISAIPPVIVNTPACFGVFMLGVIIMGLGTGGFKPNISALVVEQIPAVNLKVRMLPSGERVIIDPTITQSRIYHYFYLFINIGALVGQVGMAYAEKYVGFWLAYLLPTLMFCTTPFVMWWGRNRYRQSPPTGSVVSKAAQALLFALRGRWHWNPVTMWKRTHDGTLWESVKPSNIEPGLRPKWMTFDDAWVDEVRRGFAACAVFCWYPLYWLAYGQLTNNFTAQASTMTLHGVPNDVVNNLDPFALIIFIPICDSFLYPGLRKMGFRFSAIKKIAVGFWLAALAMVWAAVVQYYIYKTSPCGHDANNCFTQDGQVNPSPLNVWAQTGCYVLIAFSEIFASITSLEYAYSKAPRNMRSLIQAIALFTNAISAAIAEALNPLAADPLLVWNYGVFAVLSFLGGVFFLFQFWGLDKEEDELNNLPEGHAYADEKSVEGLLVASEIGPVKG; encoded by the exons ATGGACGAGATCCACGGTTCCGAGAAccccaccacgaccaccgtGGTGGCCGATGGCtccaagaacaacaacaagccCGACAAGAGTCTCATCTCGGCCTCGTACGATCTGGGCATTGGCGACGAGGATCCCACCGCCGACGAACTCCACGGCCCCAATGCTCTCCGTCGCATCTCCGCGCCCATCCCCTGGGCAGTCTACACGGTCGCCTTTGTCGAGCTGTGCGAACGCTTTTCCTACTATGGCACCCAGGTTTTGT ACTCCAACTTTGTGAACCACTCCCTCCCGCTGCCCGCTCCCTACGGTCCTCCAGGCTCGATCCATGACTctggagctggtggtggcaCCGCCCAGGGTGTCTCGGGTGCGCTGGGCAAGGGTGTCCAAACCGCCAATGGAATCAACACCTTCAACACCTTCTGGTGCTACTGCGTTCCTCTGCTCAGCGCCTACATTGCCGACGAGTACTGGGGTCGGTACAAGACTATCTGCTGGTCCATCctggcggccatcatcggTCATATCATCCTGGTCATTTCGGCCATCCCGCCCGTCATCGTGAATACTCCGGCTTGTTTCGGTGTGTTCATGCTCGGTGTGATCATTATGGGTCTGGGTACGGGTGGTTTCAAGCCCAACATATCGGCTCTGGTCGTGGAACAAATTCCGGCCGTCAATCTCAAGGTGCGCATGCTGCCCTCCGGGGAGcgcgtcatcatcgaccctACCATCACCCAGAGCCGCATCTACCATTACTTCTACCTGTTTATCAACATCGGTGCCTTGGTGGGACAGGTCGGCATGGCCTACGCCGAGAAGTATGTCGGATTCTGGCTGGCCTACCTGCTGCCAACTCTCATGTTCTGCACTACTCCGTTCGTCATGTGGTGGGGGCGCAATCGCTACCGTCAGTCTCCTCCGACAGGATCGGTGGTGTCCAAGGCCGCTCAGGCACTCTTGTTCGCCCTGCGTGGCCGCTGGCACTGGAACCCCGTCACGATGTGGAAGCGCACCCACGACGGCACGCTGTGGGAGTCGGTCAAGCCGTCCAACATTGAGCCTGGCCTGCGACCCAAATGGATGACCTTTGACGATGCCTGGGTGGACGAGGTGCGCCGTGGATTCGCTGCCTGCGCGGTCTTCTGCTGGTACCCGCTGTACTGGCTGGCATACGGCCAGCTGACGAACAACTTCACGGCTCAGGCCAGTACCATGACGCTGCATGGAGTTCCCAACGATGTGGTCAACAACCTGGATCCCTTTGCCctgatcatcttcatccccaTCTGTGACTCTTTCCTCTACCCGGGTCTGCGCAAGATGGGATTCCGATTCTCGGCCATCAAGAAAATCGCCGTGGGCTTCTGGCTAGcggccttggccatggtcTGGGCGGCCGTGGTGCAGTACTACATCTACAAGACATCGCCCTGTGGCCACGACGCCAACAACTGCTTCACACAGGACGGCCAGGTCAATCCGTCCCCGCTCAACGTGTGGGCGCAGACCGGCTGCTACGTGCTGATCGCCTTCTCGGAGATCTTCGCCTCGATCACCTCCCTCGAGTACGCCTACTCCAAGGCCCCGCGCAACATGCGATCCCTGATCCAGGCCATTGCCCTGTTCACCAACGCCATCTCGGCCGCTATTGCCGAGGCGCTGAACCCGCTGGCCGCGGACCCGCTGCTGGTCTGGAACTACGGCGTGTTCGCCGTGCTGTCCTTTCTCGGGggcgtcttcttcctcttccagtTCTGGGGACtggacaaggaggaggacgagctcaACAACCTGCCCGAGGGCCACGCTTATGCCGACGAAAAGAGCGTCGAGGGTCTGCTGGTCGCGAGCGAGATTGGTCCCGTCAAGGGCTGA
- a CDS encoding uncharacterized protein (ID:PFLUO_007922-T1.cds;~source:funannotate), translating to MPTGCALFSPAADLALSLPSVKKFEAIDWLSEGAPWIQRKFPADHIWPATPPRGDLHCDNSALCHPLIDPATWTDWEGMPPMWFAGGQETYGDGIKFLVQNIDASGVPVTFVEYEFMPHDWAVVMPFLPQSLHSIKLWGEACKNLGDGKVKRGESKAYFVKLGGLEMVPRSIHGLLDIPRDEVLECMRAARDKLAKFVWKGPEVGYSKL from the coding sequence ATGCCCACGGGCTGTGCACTCTTTAGTCCTGCGGCCGACTTGGCTTTGTCGTTACCATCTGTGAAGAAATTCGAGGCCATCGACTGGTTATCCGAAGGCGCACCTTGGATCCAGCGCAAGTTTCCAGCAGATCACATCTGGCCCGCAACCCCCCCGCGAGGGGATTTGCACTGCGATAACTCTGCGCTGTGCCATCCGCTCATCGATCCCGCAACCTGGACAGATTGGGAAGGAATGCCGCCAATGTGGTTCGCGGGCGGCCAGGAAACGTACGGTGACGGGATCAAGTTCCTAGTCCAGAACATTGACGCATCTGGCGTCCCGGTTACTTTTGTGGAGTATGAGTTCATGCCTCACGACTGGGCTGTTGTCATGCCGTTCTTGCCGCAGAGTCTGCACTCCATCAAGTTGTGGGGGGAGGCTTGCAAGAATCTTGGCGATGGGAAAGTCAAACGGGGAGAGTCAAAGGCCTATTTTGTCAAACTTGGGGGGTTGGAAATGGTTCCACGGAGCATCCACGGATTATTGGACATTCCGCGTGACGAGGTATTGGAATGCATGCGTGCAGCTCGGGATAAACTTGCCAAATTTGTCTGGAAGGGACCAGAAGTCGGATATTCAAAGCTTTGA